The Deinococcus sp. YIM 134068 genomic interval GTTGCACGCCTTCACCCGCCGGAACCGCCGCCCGCCGGGCCGGGTGGGCCGTCTCGCGCGGGTGCTCCTCGACGTGGCGGCGGAGGGGGACGCCACCGCCCGGAGCCTCGTGGAGCGGCACGGCGCGGCCCTGGGTGACTACGCCCTCGTCGCCGCCCGGCGGGTGGGCCTGGGCCGCACGGCCTTCGACCTGTGCGCGGCGGGCGGCGTGATGCGCCACGGTTCGTCCCTGCTGCGGGGGGCCATGCTCGCCCGCGTGCGGGAGGGAGAGCCGGGCGCGACCCTGCGTGGGGGCAGCCCCGAACCCGTCGTCGGTGCCGTTCTCCTCGCGCTGCGGGCGGCCCACACCCAGCCTCCCGGTGAGGCGACCCTCCACGGCTGGCGGGCCACCCTGACCGCGACCCTGCCCCCGGCCACCCTGTTCCACACCTGAAGCCCTCCAGGAGAACCCCACCCATGCCCACCCTGTCCGGCCTCTTCACCTACCCCATCAAATCGGCGGGCGGCGTCTCGTTGGACCGCGCGCACGTCGGTCCCCTCGGCCTCGACCTCGACCGACGCTGGATGGTCGTGGACGACACCGGACGGCAACTGACCCAGCGCGACTGCCCCCGGATGGCCCTCGCCGGGGTGGAGGTGGAGCCGGACGGCCTGCGCGTGACGGCACCGGAAATGCCCGACCTGTGTGTGCCCTTTGAGCCGGAGGGACCGCCGCACCCCGTCCACATCTTCGACCAGCCCGTGCGTGCGCGGCAGGTGGGCGGCGAGGCGGACGGGTGGTGGAGCGCCTTTCTCGGCCTGCGCGCGGCCCTGGTCCACTTCCCCGACGAGGCCGAGCGGCGCATGAACCCGCGCTTCGGCACGGCGCGCATCAGCTTCGTGGACGGCAATCCCCTGCACCTCGTCTCCGAGGCGTCGGTCGCGGACCTGAATGCCCGCCTGACCGTTCCCGTGCCCACCGCCCGCTTCCGGGCCAACCTCGTCCTGAGCGGGGGCGACCCCTACGAGGAGGACGGCTGGCGACGCATCCGCATCGGCGGGCTGGAGTTCGACGTGGTGGAGCCGTGCGCGCGCTGCTCGGTCCTCAACGTCTCCGGCGGGCGCATGGGTGCCGAGCCGCTACGGACCCTGACGGGCTACCGGCGGCGCGGGCGGCTCGTGGAGTTCGGGCAGAACCTCATCCACGCCGCGCAGGGGGAACTGGCCGTGGGCGACCCCGTGACTGTGCTGCGGCGGGCGGACTTGCACTTGCAGTAGTCCACCCAAAGGAGAAGGCGGCGGACAGAATTCCTCCCCCGTCCGCCGCCTCCCCGAACCCTCGTCCCGGCTCTCTCCCTCACGCCTTGACGGCCCCGCTCGTCAGCCCCTGGATGTAGTAGCGCATCAGGAAGGCGAAGATCACGAGCAGCGGCAGGGCGGCCAGAACGTAGGCGGCCATCAGCGCGCCGAAGTCGGGGGCCGTGTAGCTCTCGGCGCTCCCCTGGAACTTCACGAGGGCCATCGTGAGGGTGCGGTGCCTCTCGTCGAGCAGCAGGCTGGGAAGCAGGAAGTCGTTCCAGATCGGCACGAAGCGGATGATGCCCACGCTGACGAGGATGGGCACGCTCAGCGGCAGCACGATGCGCGTGAACATCTGCCCGTGCCCTGCCCCGTCGATGCGCGCGGCCTCCAGCAGCTCTTTCGGAATCTGCGCGAAGAAGGTACGGAACACGAGGATGCTGAACGCCTGCCCCGCCGCGATGTACGGCAGGATGACCGCGAGGTAGTTGCTCGGCAGCGTGAGCTTCTTGATCTGCACGTACAGCGGGATCAGGGTCAGGAAGTCCGGCACGAGGAGCAGGATGAACACCGCCGCGAACAGCGCCGACTTGCCCCGGAAGTCCATGAGGGCGAAGGCGTAGGCGGTCAGCGCCGAGACCATCACCAGCAGCAGCACGCTGACGAGCGTGATCAGGAGCGAGTTGAAGGTCGGCAGCCCGATCTGCGACCACGCCCGCGCGTAGTTCGCCGCGCCCGGCCCCAGCGAGGGCGGCAGGTTCAGTGGATTCTGCGCGTACTGCACAGGCGTCTTGAACGAGTTCACGAGGCTGAAGTACAGCGGGAACAGCGCCAGCAGCCCCAGCACAATGAGCGTGCCCTGCCGCGACAGTTCCCCCACCCCGAAAGCCCTACCCACGCCGGGCCTCCTGCCTCGCCGCGATGAACCGGGCCAGCAGCGACAGCGCCACCACGACCAGGAACAGCAGCACCGAGAGCGCCATGCTGTACCCGAACTCGCCGTAGTCGATGGCCGCCTGATACATCTGGAGCGCCGGGACGGTGGTCGAGTAGCCGGGGCCGCCGTTCGTCATCACGCGCGGGGTGAGCAGGTTCTGGAGAAAGGCGATCACCTCCAGCAGCAGGATCAGGCTGAGCTGCGGCAGCACGAGCGGGAGGTCGATGCGGAAGATGCGCCGCAGCCCGGTCGCGCCGTCGAGCTTCGCCGCCTCCAGCACCTCGCCGGGAATGCCCTGAAGTCCGGTGTAGAGAATCAGCATGTTGAAGGCGTTGATCCACGGAAAGCCCATGAAGATCAGGCTGTAGAGCGCGATGTCGGGGTCCGACAGCCACAGTTGGTTGAGACGGTCCAGCCCCACCGAGTCCAGAAGCTGATTGATCAGCCCGTCGCCCCGGTAGAAGTAGGTCCACAGCAGAATCTGCACGAGCGCCGGAATGATGATGGGCGCGATGAAGAGAGTCCGGTACGCCCGCTGGCCCCGCGACGACCGCAGGTGGAAGATCAACTCCGCCACGAGAAAGGCGGGCACCACCGACAGCACCAGCCCGAAGGCCATCCAGATCAGGTTGTTCTTCGCGGCGATGCCCAGCACCGGGTCGGAAAAGGCCCGCCGGAAGTTCTCCAGCCCCACGAAGTCCCGCTGAAGGAAGCCGTCCCAGTTCGTGAAGGCCCCGCTCAGCGCGAGGTAGACCGGGTAGTAGGCGAAATACGCCAGAAACAGGAACGTCGGCAGGATATAGAAGTACGCCACGCGAGAACGCCACAGCCCGGCCCACAGGCCATCTTTCGGACGCTCCCGCACGGCGCGGGCAGGTGGAATGGTGGTCATCGCGGCTCCTGAGCGGATGGGAGGGAGAAGCTTTGCTGGCGGCTGGTCGCTGGAAGCTGGCCGCCCCCAACGAGAGGAGACGCCGCCGAACGTGGGCAGCGCCTCCTGGAAACCGACCGAGCGGGCGCTTTAAGCCTCAGCGGTACTTGCTGTAGTCCACCGAGTTCTTGCGGGCGTAGTCGGCGGCGGCGCGGTCGAGGGTCTGCTGCGCCTGTGCCCGCGCCTGATCGAGCGTGATGTTGCCGCTCAGGTACAGCCCGAAGATGCGCTGCATATCGCCCCAGCCGAGGTTCGGGGCCGCGCTGCCCACGCCCACCGAGCGGCGCGGAAGGTTGATCTGACGGTCCAGCGCCGCCGCGTCGAAGTCGAGCTGCGCCTTCGTGCCGGGCCACGTCGGGACGAACGAGCCGTCCTCGCCCACGATGCGCTGGAGGTTGCGCGGCGTGCCGAAGTAGCGCATCCAGTCCAGCACCGCGCGCTGCTTCTCCGCCGACATGGTGCGGTTGGCCTCCGGCGTGCTCATGGCGTACTGGAAGGCCGCGCCGAGGCCGCCCACCGCGTTCGCCGTGTTCGTGCCCGTGGCGTACTGACTCACGCTCTTGTTCAGGACGGGGAAGTTGAAGGCCCCCACCTTGAACTTCACGCCCGCGTCGCGCATCTCGCCGGGCTTGTAGCTGCCCTCGTAGATCATGGCGACCTTGCCCGCCACGAAGTCCTGGAAGGCGTCGTAGTTCTTGTCGGGGTTCTGGGTGATGTAGTCGCGCGTCCAGTAGTCCGTGAACTGCTTCATCACCGGCCACCACGCCATGAAGCGGGCGTCCTTCGGGGTGAGGATGCCCTTCTGGATGGCGATGGCCTCGTCCAGCGCCGACTGGCCGGGCGCGTCGTCGTACCCGGTGAGGCGGTCGTAATCCTTCGCATAGAAGTCCGACAGGAAGTGGCGCTCCCACCACGGGAAGGACGGCACCGCCGACATCACACCGATGTTCGCCGCCTTGAGCTTCTTCGAGGCGTCCAGCAGTTCGGCCCAGCTCGCCGGGGCCTTCGTGATGCCCGCCTTGCGGAACAGGTCGGCGTTGTAGAAGAACGTGAACGCCACGTAGTCGCCGTTGAGCTGGTAGTTCGCCCCGTTCGGCGCGCGAATCTCGGCCAGCACCTGCTTGTTCATCGCGTCCTGCCACGCCCTGTTGCCCGTGATGTACGGGTTGGGCTGGCGCAGGTACGGCGTGAGGTCCATCGCCACGCTCTTCGGCAGCGAACCGTTCAGGCTGGCGTACTGCACCCAGTACACGTCCCACAACTCGCGCGCCGCCGCCTTCGCGCGGATGGCCGCGTTCGTGTCGGGCACGTCCTCGGTCACGAACTGAATCTTGATGCCCGGATACCGCTTCTGATACTCGTCGGCGATGGCCTGGAACGCCTTCAGGGGCTTCTTGGCGTCCTTCTTGTTGGGCGTGTAGTGCTGCGCGTACATGGTGATGGTGCCCGTCCAGCTTCCCGGAGCGGCGAGCGCCCCGGACCCCAGCAGCAGGCCGGTCAGAGTCAACGTGCGTTTCATTTCGGTCCTCCCCGATGTTGCTCGAAAACCGCCTGCGGAACGTGAATTCTCAGGTGCAGGCTCATCATTACCCTAACAAGTGTGCATCCGCACACAACGTAGGAAGGAAGACGGAGTGAAGGGAGGATGAAGTTCTTCACAGGTGTTGGGGTGGGGGTGTGATCGGGGTGGGAGGCTCGGGGAGAGGTCGAGGGGTCGAGGGGTCAAGAGGTCGAGGGGTCGAGAGGTCGAGGGGGAGGGCGAACGTGCTGTCCCTCTTCTCGCTGACGGCTGACCGCTGACCGCTTCCCACCCAACCTTCATACGGTGGTCGGTCTGACCGTTGGGGGCGGGAGGCTCGCCTACGGTGGACCCCCAGGAGGAACCATGACCCAAGGCAAAGTGTTGTTTTCCACCCAGGCGACCGCACACGGCGGACGTGCCGGGTACATCGAGACGCCCGACCACCACCTCGGCGTGAAGCTGAGCGTGCCGCAGGAGATCGGCGGCGACGGCGGCGTGGGCACCAACCCCGAGCAACTGTTCGCCGCCGGGTACGCCGCGTGCTTCCAGAGCGCCATCGGCGGCATCGCCCGGCGCGACAAGATTTCCTTCGGCTCCTCGCGCGTGACGGGCGTGGTCGGCCTCGTACGCGACGATCTCGGTTTCGCACTCGACGTGGAGCTGCGGATTGTCCTGCCCGAGCTGACCCGCGAGAAGGCGCAGTACATGATCGACGAGGCCCACAAACGCTGCCCGTACAGCCGCGCCCTCCAGGGCAACGTGAACGTCCGCCTGACGCTGGAGGACGAGGGCCTGGTCGAAGAGGGGCAGGAGCAGGGTCAGGGGCAGGAGCAGCCATAACAGGCGTAGGAGCAGGGAAGGAGAGAGGGCGTGGGCCGGGGAGTCGGTGCCGCGCCCCCTCCCTTTGGGGACCAGCGGCCCCAGTTCTCGCTGGCGGCTGGAAGCTGGCCGCTGGTGGCCCTACCTCCCCCCGGCGTACACCTCCGTCCGCAGCCCCGGAAACGCCTCCTCCAGTTCGCGCGCCAGTTGCCGCAGCCCCCACAGCTCCGTCCGGCGGTGGCCCAGCGCGACCACACCCAGCCCCAGCGAGCGGGCCGTCTCCTGCGCCGAGGGCCGCATCTCTCCCGTGAGGTAGACGTTCACGCCGAGGCGGTGCGCCAGCCCCAGCAGACCGGGATTCATCGCGTTCGTGAGGGCCAGCCGCACGAAGGAAGGATCGTCCGGCCCCCACGAGCGGTCCTCGCCGCGCAGTTCCTCCCGCAGCGCCGTGTGAAAGGCCCGCCACTCCCCCTGGGGCGGAATGGCCGTCAGCCCCGCCGCCTTGCCCTGCCAGAAGAGGGGCCGGACCTCGCGCCAGCCCAGCCGCCCGGCGAGGCGCAGGTTGGGGCCGGTCGTCAGTTGTAGGTCGAAGCCGTCGTGGGCGTTGAGCACCCCCAGTTCCGGGAAACGGTCGCCCAGCCGCAGCGCCCGGTGCAGGAAGAGGGCGTCTACCTCGGGCCGCTCCGGGAGGTCGGCGGGTTCGAGGGCCAGCCCCAGCACGTTCACCCCGGCGGGTCCCACCCGGAAGAGCGTCTGCCGCTCGTTCAGGTGAACATGAAGCCACCCGGCGAGGTCAGCGAGGGTGGCCGCCGCGCGTTCCTCCACGGGCAGGTCGGCACTGGGGTCAGGGGTGGTCTCCACCCCCGCAGGATGACCGCCGCGCCGTCCCCAAACCGCGTGCGGGGCTGCAACTCAGGCGGAGGCCGCCTCCACCTGCCTGCGGTGGTGCCGGACGTGATACGCCGCCATCCTCAGCCAGTCCAGCGCGGTCAGGTCCCCCAGGAAGACGTGGAAGAAGCGCCGCTCGGGGTCGTCGGTGGCCCGCTCCACCTGGCCGAGCAGGGCCGCGCGGGAGGCCGCGTGCCGTCCCTCCAACTCGTCCCACGCCTGCCCCGGCCCCGGCTGAACGGCGGCGGGGGCCTGTCTGCGGCCCTCCACCATCTCGCCGGGAACAGCGGGCACAGGCCGCAATGTCTTGTCCGAGTTGAGCAGCGCCACGATCCTGGCCGTGCTCTCGTTCACGAGGATGACGTGTTCGGCCTCCTGCGCCGCCGTCCAGGTGCGGTTCGGCAGGGCGTCGTTCCAGCGGCCTCCAGCGCGCGTCACCGCCACCTCGAAGGCGTCCAGCTCCCGCTCCAGGCGCGAGCGCACGTCGGCGGGCGAGGTCCCGAAGGCCCGCAGCATCGCCGTTCCTTCCGTCACTTGTGAGGAGGTCATGCCTGAGTGTAGTGCTGGCGGTTTGGAATTGAGTCGCCAGGGATGGCAGGGGAGACCTGACCCCTCCCGATAGACACATCCGCTCCCCGCCCCGATAATGAAGCCGTCATGAAACGTTGGTTCCTCTCCGCCGCGCTGCTGGTCTCCACCGCCTCCGCCGCGCCGCTCACCGTCACCATCCTCCACACCGACGACCTCCACGGCCACGTGGACCCCGTGAAGGTAGGGCAGGGTACCTACGGCGGCTACGCCCGCCAGACCGCCCTCGTGCGCCAGTACGCCGCGCAGGACCCCAACCCCCTCGTGCTCTCGGGCGGCGACACCTTCCAGGGCACGCTGTACTACAACGTCTACCAGGGTCTCGCCGACGTGCTGTTCATGAACTACCAGGGCTACGCGGCGATGGCCGTGGGCAACCACGAGTTCGACAACGGCCCCGAGGCCCTCGCCCGCTTCGCGCAGAAGGCGAACTTCCCCCTCCTCGCCTCCAACCTCGACCTCACCACCGAGCCGCTGCTCAAAGACCTGATCAAGCCCTACGCCGTCCTCAGCGTCGACGGCCAGAAGGTCGGCGTGATCGGCGCGGTGACGCCCGACCTGCCCCTGATCTCCTCGCCCGGCCCGAACGTGAAGATGCTCGAACTCACCGCGAGCCTGAATGCCAGCGTCAAGGCGCTTCAGGACCAGGGCATCAACAAGATCGTCCTCGTCTCGCACCTCGGCTACCCGCTGGAGCAGCAGGTGGCGAAGACGGTCCCCGGCCTCGACGTGATCGTGGGCGGCCACAGCCACACCCTGCTCGGCACCTTCAACAACCCCGACTTCCCTCAGAGCGAGGGGCCGTACCCGACCATCGTGCCCAACCCGGACGGCAACCGCACCCTCCTCGTCGCCGCGTGGGAGTGGGGCAAGGTGCTGGGCCGCCTCAAGGTGACGTTCAACGACGCCGGGGCCGTGGAGAGCTACGAGGGCAATCCCATCGTCGTGTCCGCCGACCTGCCCGAGGACCCCACCGCCAAGCGCATGGTGGAGACGCTGAGCGTGCCCATCGCCGCTCTGCGCCGTCAGGTCGTGGGCACGAGCACGGCGGGCCTGAACGGCGCGCGTGAGATCGTCCGCCGCCGCGAGAGCACGATGGCGAACGTCCTCGCCGACGCGGCCCTCGACGCGGCGAGGAATGCGGGCGCGACGCTGGCCTTCATCAACGGCGGCGGCGTGCGCGCGAGCCTCGACGCGGGGCCGATCACCTTCGAGGAGGCGATCACCGTCCAGCCCTTCGGCAACACGCTGACGGTCCTCGACCTCACGGGGGCCGAGATTCGGCAGGCGCTGGAGCACGGCGTCGCCACCTGGAGCGAGAACAAGGGCCAGTTCCTCCACGTCAGCCGGGGCGTGAGCTACACCTTCGACCCCACCCGGCCCGCCGGGAGCCGCGTCACCGCCGTCACCGTGAACGGCCAGCCCCTCGCCGACACGCAGACCTACACGGTCGCCATGAACACCTTCACCGCGCAGGGCGGCGACGGCTTCGACGTGTTCAAGAACGCCAGGGGCCGCCGCCTCGACACCGGCACGCTCGACATCGACATCCTCGTGAACTACCTCAAGGCCCGCCCCGCCACCGACGCGCAGAACGAGGGCCGCATCGTCATCGTGAACGAGCCGAAGTAAGCTCTCAGCTTCAGGACGGAGATGAAGAGGGACGCGGCGTGAATGGCGCTGCGTCCCTCTCGTTTGGATGGGGGAGTCGCACGGCTCGTTTTTGGGTTTGCCCTGCCCGTTCACCTCCTCCCGGCCTCCCCCCCAAGGGGGAGGAGCAAAAAGCAAGGGCTTGAGCTGCTTTTCGCCCTCTTCCCTCGTGGGAGAGAGCCGGGGTGAGGGGGCGTGCGACCACCCCTACCGCCCAACCTCACCCCATCCGCAACTGAGGTGCCCCATCCCGCAGCCTCGTCACACCCTGCCGGAACAGTTCCGGGTCGTTCAGGGCGCGGGCCACCGTGTAGGCCCCCTGCACCCCGAGGAACAGGTCGTCGGCGGCGGACTGCGGGAGGCCGAGGACCTCCGTCCGCTCACGCAGGGCGTTCAGGTAGAGCTGGACCGTCCCAGCCGCCCGCGCCGCCGCCGGGTCCCCCAGGGCGCGCAACTCGCCCGCCAGCGTGCCGAAGGGGCAGCCGAAGCGGGCCGCCGCCTCCGGGTCGGCGAGCAGCCAGTCGAAATACGCCCCGAACCACGCGTGGGACGGCAGCGGCGACAGACGCCCCAGCAGGTCCAGCAACTCGCCCTCGCAGGCGTCCAGGGCGGCGCGCACCAGCTCGCCCCGCGTCTTGAAGTAGTAGTACATGTTGCCGAGCGGCACGCCCGCCGCCCCCGCCACGTCCTTGAGGGTCGTGCCCGCCACGCCGTCCGCGCGGTACAGCCGCAGGGCCACGTCCACGATGTGCTCCCGTTTGCCCCCCATCCCGCACCCCCGCTGGAATCAAGATGGCATGAAGCACTTCCGCAGGATGAGAGCCGCCTCAGCCTCCACGTCCAGATGGAACGCGGACTTGTAGTGGTCAAGCCGTCCTCTGCCCCTTCGCCATGAGGGCAGGCCGACCCAGGTCGGGCGACTCCGACGTGAGCGGTGTCCGCGTCCGCCTCCGCCCCGTCGTGCAGGAGGCGGTCATCGGCGGGATGAGCATGGGTGATCCATCAACCCTCGACGGCGAACGGCGGGATGTCCGTCACGGCAGCCGCTCAACGGCGCATGACGCTGCGAAGAACCACGAACGACGGGTAGAACACGACCGGGTAGACGACCAGCGCGCCGAGCGGCGCGAGGTACCACGGCCAGCCGAGCACCAGCCAGAACACCACCAGCATCAGAATGGCGGCGTACACAGCGATGAAGACCGCCACACGGCGGGCCTTGTCGGTCGGCGTCCAAGAGTCCAGGTCCATACCTTGCCTCCTCACCCGCGTCACGTCGCGGGCAGACGGGATGACGCCGGGCCACCCTTACCCCGACGTGCGCTTCTCGCTGCTCTTCAGTTCAGATGCCCGACTTCTCGATGGGCACGCCCACCGCGTTCCCCCACTCGGTCCAGCTCCCGTCGTAGTTCCTGACGCTGGGATACCCCAGCAGCTCGGTCAGCACGAACCAGGTGTGGCTGCTGCGTTCCGCGATCCGGCAGTACGTCACCACCGTCTTGGCCGGGGTGATCCCCGCCTCCTCATACAACCGCCGCAACTGCTCCAC includes:
- a CDS encoding MOSC domain-containing protein; this translates as MPTLSGLFTYPIKSAGGVSLDRAHVGPLGLDLDRRWMVVDDTGRQLTQRDCPRMALAGVEVEPDGLRVTAPEMPDLCVPFEPEGPPHPVHIFDQPVRARQVGGEADGWWSAFLGLRAALVHFPDEAERRMNPRFGTARISFVDGNPLHLVSEASVADLNARLTVPVPTARFRANLVLSGGDPYEEDGWRRIRIGGLEFDVVEPCARCSVLNVSGGRMGAEPLRTLTGYRRRGRLVEFGQNLIHAAQGELAVGDPVTVLRRADLHLQ
- a CDS encoding carbohydrate ABC transporter permease; protein product: MGRAFGVGELSRQGTLIVLGLLALFPLYFSLVNSFKTPVQYAQNPLNLPPSLGPGAANYARAWSQIGLPTFNSLLITLVSVLLLVMVSALTAYAFALMDFRGKSALFAAVFILLLVPDFLTLIPLYVQIKKLTLPSNYLAVILPYIAAGQAFSILVFRTFFAQIPKELLEAARIDGAGHGQMFTRIVLPLSVPILVSVGIIRFVPIWNDFLLPSLLLDERHRTLTMALVKFQGSAESYTAPDFGALMAAYVLAALPLLVIFAFLMRYYIQGLTSGAVKA
- a CDS encoding carbohydrate ABC transporter permease, coding for MTTIPPARAVRERPKDGLWAGLWRSRVAYFYILPTFLFLAYFAYYPVYLALSGAFTNWDGFLQRDFVGLENFRRAFSDPVLGIAAKNNLIWMAFGLVLSVVPAFLVAELIFHLRSSRGQRAYRTLFIAPIIIPALVQILLWTYFYRGDGLINQLLDSVGLDRLNQLWLSDPDIALYSLIFMGFPWINAFNMLILYTGLQGIPGEVLEAAKLDGATGLRRIFRIDLPLVLPQLSLILLLEVIAFLQNLLTPRVMTNGGPGYSTTVPALQMYQAAIDYGEFGYSMALSVLLFLVVVALSLLARFIAARQEARRG
- a CDS encoding ABC transporter substrate-binding protein, giving the protein MKRTLTLTGLLLGSGALAAPGSWTGTITMYAQHYTPNKKDAKKPLKAFQAIADEYQKRYPGIKIQFVTEDVPDTNAAIRAKAAARELWDVYWVQYASLNGSLPKSVAMDLTPYLRQPNPYITGNRAWQDAMNKQVLAEIRAPNGANYQLNGDYVAFTFFYNADLFRKAGITKAPASWAELLDASKKLKAANIGVMSAVPSFPWWERHFLSDFYAKDYDRLTGYDDAPGQSALDEAIAIQKGILTPKDARFMAWWPVMKQFTDYWTRDYITQNPDKNYDAFQDFVAGKVAMIYEGSYKPGEMRDAGVKFKVGAFNFPVLNKSVSQYATGTNTANAVGGLGAAFQYAMSTPEANRTMSAEKQRAVLDWMRYFGTPRNLQRIVGEDGSFVPTWPGTKAQLDFDAAALDRQINLPRRSVGVGSAAPNLGWGDMQRIFGLYLSGNITLDQARAQAQQTLDRAAADYARKNSVDYSKYR
- a CDS encoding organic hydroperoxide resistance protein, with protein sequence MTQGKVLFSTQATAHGGRAGYIETPDHHLGVKLSVPQEIGGDGGVGTNPEQLFAAGYAACFQSAIGGIARRDKISFGSSRVTGVVGLVRDDLGFALDVELRIVLPELTREKAQYMIDEAHKRCPYSRALQGNVNVRLTLEDEGLVEEGQEQGQGQEQP
- a CDS encoding Nif3-like dinuclear metal center hexameric protein — its product is METTPDPSADLPVEERAAATLADLAGWLHVHLNERQTLFRVGPAGVNVLGLALEPADLPERPEVDALFLHRALRLGDRFPELGVLNAHDGFDLQLTTGPNLRLAGRLGWREVRPLFWQGKAAGLTAIPPQGEWRAFHTALREELRGEDRSWGPDDPSFVRLALTNAMNPGLLGLAHRLGVNVYLTGEMRPSAQETARSLGLGVVALGHRRTELWGLRQLARELEEAFPGLRTEVYAGGR
- a CDS encoding DinB family protein, yielding MTSSQVTEGTAMLRAFGTSPADVRSRLERELDAFEVAVTRAGGRWNDALPNRTWTAAQEAEHVILVNESTARIVALLNSDKTLRPVPAVPGEMVEGRRQAPAAVQPGPGQAWDELEGRHAASRAALLGQVERATDDPERRFFHVFLGDLTALDWLRMAAYHVRHHRRQVEAASA
- a CDS encoding bifunctional metallophosphatase/5'-nucleotidase; the protein is MKRWFLSAALLVSTASAAPLTVTILHTDDLHGHVDPVKVGQGTYGGYARQTALVRQYAAQDPNPLVLSGGDTFQGTLYYNVYQGLADVLFMNYQGYAAMAVGNHEFDNGPEALARFAQKANFPLLASNLDLTTEPLLKDLIKPYAVLSVDGQKVGVIGAVTPDLPLISSPGPNVKMLELTASLNASVKALQDQGINKIVLVSHLGYPLEQQVAKTVPGLDVIVGGHSHTLLGTFNNPDFPQSEGPYPTIVPNPDGNRTLLVAAWEWGKVLGRLKVTFNDAGAVESYEGNPIVVSADLPEDPTAKRMVETLSVPIAALRRQVVGTSTAGLNGAREIVRRRESTMANVLADAALDAARNAGATLAFINGGGVRASLDAGPITFEEAITVQPFGNTLTVLDLTGAEIRQALEHGVATWSENKGQFLHVSRGVSYTFDPTRPAGSRVTAVTVNGQPLADTQTYTVAMNTFTAQGGDGFDVFKNARGRRLDTGTLDIDILVNYLKARPATDAQNEGRIVIVNEPK
- a CDS encoding TetR/AcrR family transcriptional regulator, with translation MGGKREHIVDVALRLYRADGVAGTTLKDVAGAAGVPLGNMYYYFKTRGELVRAALDACEGELLDLLGRLSPLPSHAWFGAYFDWLLADPEAAARFGCPFGTLAGELRALGDPAAARAAGTVQLYLNALRERTEVLGLPQSAADDLFLGVQGAYTVARALNDPELFRQGVTRLRDGAPQLRMG